Proteins encoded within one genomic window of Longimicrobiaceae bacterium:
- a CDS encoding SDR family NAD(P)-dependent oxidoreductase yields MADASKVVVITGASGGIGAALARHLGGQGHRVVLAARREAELERVAGEVRDAGAAGVLAVPTDVTKRADVERLRDRAIEAFGGVDVWVNNAGQGISRSVLELTDDDVDRMMEVNVKSALYGMQAIVPHFVERGAGQLVNVSSFLGRVPVATIRSAYNAAKAALNALTANLRVDLAARHPGIHVTLVMPGIVTTEFAANAVGASPGGPPPPPHGAMQPQTPEEVAEIIAGVIANPVAEIYTNPAHPPIARRYFEDVGEFERQAAAQMRGR; encoded by the coding sequence ATGGCGGATGCGAGCAAGGTGGTGGTGATTACGGGCGCGAGCGGCGGGATCGGGGCGGCGCTCGCGCGGCACCTGGGCGGCCAGGGGCACCGCGTGGTCCTGGCCGCCCGCCGCGAGGCGGAGCTGGAGCGCGTGGCCGGCGAGGTGCGCGATGCGGGCGCGGCCGGCGTCCTCGCCGTCCCGACGGACGTGACCAAGCGCGCGGACGTGGAGCGGCTGCGCGACCGCGCCATCGAGGCGTTCGGCGGCGTGGACGTGTGGGTCAACAACGCGGGGCAGGGCATCAGCCGCTCCGTGCTGGAGCTGACGGACGACGACGTGGACCGGATGATGGAGGTCAACGTGAAGTCCGCGCTATACGGCATGCAGGCCATCGTGCCGCACTTCGTGGAGCGCGGGGCGGGGCAGCTGGTGAACGTGTCGTCGTTCCTGGGGCGCGTGCCCGTCGCCACCATCCGCTCCGCGTACAACGCGGCGAAGGCGGCGCTGAACGCGCTCACCGCCAACCTGCGGGTGGACTTGGCAGCCAGGCACCCCGGCATCCACGTCACGCTGGTGATGCCCGGCATCGTCACCACCGAGTTCGCCGCGAACGCGGTGGGCGCGTCACCCGGCGGGCCGCCCCCGCCCCCGCACGGCGCCATGCAGCCGCAGACGCCCGAGGAGGTCGCAGAGATCATCGCCGGCGTGATCGCGAACCCGGTGGCGGAGATCTACACCAACCCCGCGCACCCGCCCATCGCCCGCCGCTACTTCGAAGACGTCGGCGAGTTCGAGCGCCAGGCCGCGGCCCAGATGCGCGGGCGGTAG